A genomic stretch from Papio anubis isolate 15944 chromosome 18, Panubis1.0, whole genome shotgun sequence includes:
- the LOC103880461 gene encoding metallothionein-1E-like, with the protein MDPSCSCSTGGSCTCAESCTCKECKCIFCKKSCCSCCPVSCARCAQGCVCKGALEKCSCCD; encoded by the exons ATGGACCCCAGCTGCTCCTGCTCCACTG GTGGCTCCTGCACCTGCGCTGAGTCCTGCACGTGCAAAGAGTGCAAATGCATATTCTGCAAGAAGA gctgctgctcctgctgccccGTGAGCTGTGCCAGGTGTGCCCAGGGCTGTGTCTGTAAAGGGGCATTAGAGAAGTGCAGCTGCTGCGACTGA